One window of the Podospora pseudocomata strain CBS 415.72m chromosome 7, whole genome shotgun sequence genome contains the following:
- the HUT1 gene encoding UDP-galactose transporter (BUSCO:EOG09264F1U; EggNog:ENOG503NV81; COG:P), whose amino-acid sequence MARTKAAPIRREPSSEYTAGELKRTASGRVVEEENGTVAEKVEREIADAVVVVTKPGKKEAGVVTLVVCVAGIYASFLTWAYLQEKLTTTTHGPNKERFKFSVFLLTIQSLFAGLGGLLFTWVSTPKGEKMKSPVPNRGILPPLLLVAVTNALAAPFGYAALGHIDYITFILAKSCKLLPVMALHVTVFRKRYPLYKYLVVAAVTTGVAVFTLHSGSKKHKAGGGGNSGQTGWGMLLLGINLLFDGLTNSTQDYIFGADRSYTGPQMMAANNLLSGALTGGYLVMSPWLVRTGVGRWFGMDVAGGGGELVAALEFLGRHPRVWRDVLGFAVCGCVGQVFIFHTLSTFSSVLLVTVTVTRKMFTMILSVIAFGHTLSQMQWLGVGLVFGGIGVEAQIARKEKLAKEAAKKAAKAGKKE is encoded by the exons ATGGCTCGCACCAAAGCCGCGCCGATCAGGCGGGAGCCGTCGTCTGAGTACACCGCCGGGGAACTGAAACGGACGGCGAGTGGACGGGTTGTCGAAGAGGAGAATGGGACGGTGGCGGAAAAGGTGGAAAGGGAGATTGCAGacgccgtcgtcgtggtgACGAAgccggggaagaaggaggcgggcGTGGTGACGCTTGTTGTCTGCGTGGCGGGGATATATGCCTCCTT TCTAACCTGGGCCTACCTCCAAGAAAAGCTCACAACGACCACCCACGGCCCGAACAAGGAAAGGTTCAAGTTCTCGGTTTTTCTCCTCACAATCCAGAGCCTGTTTGCCGGCTTGGGCGGGCTGCTCTTCACGTGGGTGAGCACACCCAAAggggagaagatgaagagtCCGGTCCCCAACAGGGGGATCTTGCCACCGTTGCTGCTTGTCGCGGTGACGAACGCGTTGGCCGCGCCGTTTGGGTACGCTGCTTTGGGGCACATCGACTACATCACGTTCATCCTGGCCAAGTCGTGCAAGTTGCTGCCGGTGATGGCGCTGCATGTGACGGTTTTTAGGAAGAGGTACCCGCTTTATAAATACTTGGTTGTTGCGGCGGTCACGACGGGGGTGGCGGTTTTCACGCTGCATTCGGGGAGTAAGAAGCACaaggcgggagggggagggaattCGGGGCAGacggggtgggggatgttgctgttggggatCAACTTGCTGTTTGACGGGTTGACGAACAGTACGCAGGATTACATCTTTGGGGCTGATAGGAGCTATACGGGGCCGCAGATGATGGCTGCGAATAATTTGCTGAGCGGGGCGCTGACGGGGGGGTATTTGGTGATGAGCCCGTGGTTGGtgaggacgggggtggggaggtggtttgggatggatgttgctgggggtgggggggagctggtggctgcgctggagtttttggggaggcACCCGCGTGTTTGGAGGGATGTGCTTGGGTTTGCGGtttgtgggtgtgtgggACAGGTTTTTATTT TCCATACGCTCTCGACTTTCTCGTCAGTGCTGCTCGTTACTGTCAcggtgacgaggaagatgttCACCATGATTCTGAGCGTGATTGCGTTTGGGCATACGCTGTCCCAGATGCagtggttgggggttgggctggtgtTTGGTGGGATTGGAGTTGAGGCGCAGATtgcgaggaaggagaagttggccaaggaggctgcTAAGAAGGCGGCTAAGGCTGGGAAGAAGGAAtag
- a CDS encoding hypothetical protein (COG:S; EggNog:ENOG503NU6P) has product MADSTISHTTPGSPASPASEAGSLDVQPGGDAAEQFPVLQHKSKGRQRLLRGLQRISSSQSLRARISRPRASSAPYRSSASSLSCVSLASTPSPFGQPSSSSSYFSFGDVSTAPTSVAATPAVETPGYDGIESVLAVRKVDHPVSAPMTISLPTEIKKRAKIFNFWDTIPNEIKIYVLSFLSPKELVRISRVSKRFHELCFDGQLWTEFDASKFYREIPAESLTKILETAGPFVHDLNLRGCLQIEHMQRAQRLVAACHNLYSTSLEGCRNFQRPTLHTLLKANNQLVHLNLTGLPAVNNATCKIISRECPDLETLDVSGCKQMDARGIRFVLEGCPKLRDLRASSVRGFSSDADVATAIFSTNNLERLILSNCSDMTDDTFRTMILGPTPEFDMLTNRPLTPPRKLRHLDLTRCSRLSDNSIKSLAHVTPHLEGLSLSNLTQLTDSALDPIFASCPNLTHLDLEELPHLTNSSFTALSRAPCSTKLEHLSISGCDSVSDVGMLPVFQACTSLKSVVMDNTRISNLTLTEAADMVRNRSLSPPSSASSSPPLPRTTLKLTVYDTPLVTWTGVLEILSRNSEPLMARPAKDGVVEIGGGGKGKEVIGLRCFHTWQMTVDEHTRRVLKGDLGGARRVERKWAEYMQAENEMEVAGGWRRRRRVTATRAVLEEDQGVHQQGHRGRERGRTVGCAVM; this is encoded by the coding sequence ATGGCCGACTCCACTATTTCCCACACGACCCCGGGTTCGCCGGCGAGCCCCGCTTCCGAGGCCGGCAGCTTGGACGTCCAGCCCGGaggtgatgctgctgagcaaTTCCCGGTGTTGCAGCACAAGAGCAAAGGCCGGCAAAGACTTTTGAGGGGTCTGCAGCGGATATCGTCTTCGCAGAGCCTCCGTGCCCGAATCAGCCGTCCCAGAGCGTCGAGCGCCCCGTATAGAAGCTCGGCTTCTTCGCTGTCGTGTGTGAGCCTGGCTTCGACGCCGTCACCGTTTGGCCAACCGAGCAGCAGTTCCTCCTACTTTTCGTTTGGAGACGTGTCAACCGCCCCGACTTCCGTTGCCGCAACGCCGGCTGTCGAGACACCGGGTTATGATGGCATCGAGTCTGTCTTGGCGGTTCGCAAGGTTGACCACCCCGTTTCGGCGCCGATGACCATCTCTTTGCCGACGGAAATCAAGAAGAGGGCCAAGATTTTCAATTTCTGGGACACGATACCGAATGAGATCAAAATCTATGTTCTCTCGTTCCTCTCGCCAAAAGAGCTTGTCCGGATCTCACGAGTGTCAAAGAGGTTCCATGAGCTGTGCTTTGATGGCCAGCTTTGGACGGAATTCGACGCCTCAAAGTTCTACAGAGAGATCCCAGCCGAGTCGTTGACCAAGATTCTGGAAACGGCCGGACCGTTTGTGCACGATCTCAACCTCAGGGGCTGCCTCCAAATCGAGCACATGCAACGGGCTCAGCGCTTGGTTGCTGCCTGCCACAACCTCTACAGCACTTCGTTGGAAGGGTGCCGTAACTTCCAACGGCCGACTCtacacaccctcctcaaggctAACAACCAGCTCGttcacctcaacctcaccggcctcccAGCAGTCAACAATGCCACCTGCAAGATCATCTCCCGGGAATGCCCCGACTTGGAGACCCTCGATGTTTCTGGTTGCAAACAAATGGACGCCCGCGGCATCCGATTTGTCCTCGAAGGCTGCCCCAAACTCCGCGACCTCCGCGCGAGCAGTGTCCGCGGTTTTTCGTCCGACGCCGACGTAGCAACCGCCATCTTTTcgaccaacaacctcgagcGACTGATCCTATCCAACTGCTCCGACATGACAGACGACACCTTCAGAACCATGATCTTGGGACCAACCCCCGAATTCGACATGCTCACCAACCGCCCTCTAACACCCCCTCGCAAACTCCGCCACCTGGACCTCACCCGCTGCAGCCGCCTATCAGACAACAGCATCAAATCCCTCGCCCACGTCACCCCCCACCTCGAAGGCCTCTCCCTGTCGAACCTCACCCAGCTGACCGACTCGGCCCTCGACCCAATTTTCGCCTCAtgccccaacctcacccacctcgaCCTGGAAGAGTTGCCTCATTTAACCAACTCTTCATTCACGGCCCTGTCTCGAGCCCCGTGCTCGACAAAGCTGGAGcacctctccatctcggGGTGTGACTCTGTCTCGGACGTGGGGATGCTACCCGTTTTTCAGGCGTGCACAAGCCTGAAATCAGTCGTGATGGACAACACCCGCATTTCGAACCTTACTCTTACCGAGGCGGCCGATATGGTTCGGAACCGAAGCCtatcccccccatcatcggcttcttcttctcctcccctcccgagGACTACGCTTAAGCTGACGGTGTATGATACCCCCCTTGTCACCTGGACGGGGGTTCTCGAGATCCTATCTAGGAACTCGGAGCCTCTGATGGCAAGACCGGCaaaggatggggttgttgagattggcgggggggggaaagggaaggaggtgattggACTGAGGTGTTTTCATACGTGGCAGATGACTGTCGATGAGCATACGAGGCGGGTGCTGAAGGGGGATCTGGGGGGtgcgaggagggtggagaggaagtggGCCGAGTACATGCAGGCGGAGAACGAGATGGAGGTTgcgggggggtggaggagacggaggagggtgacggcgacgagggcggtgttggaggaggatcaggGGGTGCACCAGCAGGGGCacagggggagggagagggggaggacggtGGGGTGTGCGGTTATGTAa